The Bactrocera dorsalis isolate Fly_Bdor chromosome 2, ASM2337382v1, whole genome shotgun sequence region TGGTGCAAATCTCAGTGTAGTTAAGTTTCCCCGACTTAGTTAAAATTGTTATCCATTGATTTGCGACATTTTTCTAGTAAGCAAGCAACGCCGTTGtatgcaaataatttatatgtatgtgtatagtatGGACTATAAGAATGTGCGTCATTTCAAAATCTCTAATGAGTCAGCGCTGATATTAAACAGAATTCAAAGAAAACACTTCAGTTAGACCTGAAGGCTGATACCCGGCGTACAGGCGGCAAAAcgatttgtaaataaatattaattcgcAATAAAATAATCGCTTAATGTTGTCAAAGGTTAAGATTTTTCTTGGTTGCTTCccatattaaaaaagaaaacaaaaaaacaataataataataataataatgtagtgaaatctattttaatatagaaaaatttgctATGTTTTGCGTTtactacatatttaaatatatgtatatatgtacatatctatataatgGGTGTCCCAAAATTAAGGCATGGTTTAAATTGTCGCCATTTATGTAATAAAGTGGCAATAACCCAATCCAAAAGTAAGGGGGTGCTAATTGCGGGTATAcccgaacattttgtactcttgAACTTGTCGGCTAAATACTTCTAGGTGttggcaaaattaaaaaaatgtagcgAAAGGGTTCAACTTCATTGTTCAACGACTGATGTTATTGATATATCATATTAACTTATTTTGAGTGGAAGAGTtcattgcattaattttttacattgttcAGATATACTTCCGAAAGTATTTTCAAGCAAGTTTATGAACATATAGTtcttataaacatacatgtatatgaagCAAAGTCAGCCGAACGTTTCAAAATCTTGAATGCAATTTATACGGAGGCTATGACCCGCTTTAGCAAGATTTCATTAACTTTAGGCACCAAGATACATTGTTATTAGCAAAACACATGCTccttcaatttcatttaaatcattTTCATATTGGCCGATTTACACTTGTAATATAATGTCGACTGGAAGTTCGAATTTCTGTATACTACTCGTAGGTATACATATGGCGACTATGGGTAGTATTTAtgcgattcaacccattttttacaCACAGCGTACTACTATCCAAAAAGAATTCGCTCCTAACTtcaattatacttgtatatctcacacattggccCACATTTTCGGTAAAGAGTCAACTGCAGGTACTGGAGTGCCTATATTCGGTAGCTATGGGCTTCAACAGTTTTGATTCAATTCGgtcaatttttgatcataagtgCAAATCATTCGTGCTCGCGTTTATCTCGTTATATTCATTCTTGACTTGAATACTGGAAAGTggaagaatcagatggaatttaaaattgtgttttgtgTGAAGCCGGCggggttgtagtccgatttcgctcattttcacaccgCAATATAGGAATATCGAGCCTTTTAccgaattttgttgaaatcaggagagcaaatcccgaaatatgtgatttcacctaaagaagggcggtgccacgctcatggtccaattttgaccttgctcgccataaagccctctcataccatctttaggtaaaatttaatgtctctggcatatttggtttttgatatatcaagattttATGTTAatgcattttcttttatattatttgcagACCCGTTAAAGAAATAAcaagtaattattattaaaactacGTTGTCCGcctctatgtacatatgtatactcggATATCGTATGATATCCTGGGCAATGATTCTTATTTTATTCCCAGAGAACCAATCTACATCTTCGCAGACTTCTTTTCTTCCCATTTGtctacaattttcaaatttttttacgtgcatacatatacatatttctttttattaagcCCTGTGAAAAAGTAAGTTTCCTCCAGAGGAGAATATTCAGCATATCAGTCAATGCGTATATCATATCTTTAAAGCCCTATTTGGAGATTGACCATGACTCCAAAAACGGCAATAATATTACGAGATTCCTTGGATATTGCAAATATCCCCTAAGGGTTACTTGAAACCTCCAGAGTGCGTACAGGAAAACACGAATGGACCGAGTTTCCCAGGCAATAAATCCTTTGAATATCTCTTCTTTGGTgagaattgaaaaatatattacatccaaaaaaatgatatattttaaacaatgtTTCCATCGGGTCTTATTTACTTTactacttacttacttactttataaaatgtatgtagcaaatgacgccatatttttccccgcgggttttcaataagagcgctacaaaatttttttaaataaaacaaaaacgtttggcacatcaataaaattctttattcatgTGAAATTCTATATGAGTCTGCATTctatcccgaaaaaattacggtttggtgcggtttatgggcagGCAGCGTCATTGGATCCTActttttccgtgatgatcaagatcggcacattactgtgaatgggaaccACTACTGCTCAAcgacaaccgaatattttttgcTCGAGTTGGATAATAtgaacttggacaatatgtggtccCAACAGGACGGCACCACAAGCCACActgcgaatgtcacaatcgatttattgaaaaccaagtttggtgaacgtgttatttcACGAAATGGTCCAGTCAATCGGCCggctcggtcgtgcgatttgatgCCGTTAGACTATTGGACTATGAGACTACTTTGTCCGAGTGTAGAACGTGAAATTTGCaacagtatcggccgatttatgcttgaaaattgtcgaaaattgggttcagcgtctggacttctggaTGCGTGCctgtggtggccatgcaaaagaaatcgagttccactTTACTTTCGGAGCggtcttattgaaaaaccctatatatatatacatatatatttgtcgATAAGGATTACTAAAATACTTGTTGGTATTAGCAATTTTGTAATTGCGGTTATCAGTTTCATGACCTATTTGGGTGAATAAATTTaaactcttttttatttatttatattgattttaataGAACAATTAAGTGTTATTTGCTAGTTAGATTCAAGACATTTGATTAATGATAAGCAACAGGAAATTTACAAAACGTAAGAGAGTCGATTCACTTTAAAGAAGTTCAAAGAGGCTGCTCGCGTCGGGGAAGTTTGTGGAATGcattatttattacattatatacataGCAAGGttatcttttatatttcgggatttggcaaccatagtgttgcaatctggcgATTTACAACTTTTTCTTAAGGTTCGACGTTTTTGATGGTGTCATACTCAGAAAATTTGGACATAGGAGCGCCTTTTGTGTTAtatacagtaacttaaaatattcatatcggTCAAAATATGGAATTAATCGCTTTCGTGTGAttgttttttacaactttcggtGTGAGATTTCAAGAACGTCGGCCAAAATCAGTAGTTTTTCCGAAAACTGTGCACGAACTAATATTACCAGATTGTTATGTGACCTATCGTAAGTTTGAGATAACTGTAGGCTTTAGTGGGTTCAATATTGCGTGAACTGTTGATCGTTGGATCCTACACAATCAAGCaagagaaatgataaataataaagcgattttagatgagtaatatttataattgttcTCTGATCCTGAAATATAAACCCCTCCCGGTCTGTTGAAGTCCATTAACATAAAATTTCGTATGACGTATTGCCGAAattctttcaataaaaaaaaaaaaaaactagagtACCAATCCAGTAAAAAGAATATTCAATATAAAGGTCATCATATCGTTATAATGGCTTTATCGGGCTTTTTCACACCAGAATTTTAACTCCGTAATATTTTGAAGTAAGTAGCATTGGCTACATTTACTttgtcttatttttattttattgattcttGTTTAAATTTAACCATCCTACATGTAATTTTCTTTTAGGAAAGGTTAAATAATTTGCCATAAATGTTAATCTactctattttttgttttctaaatacTAGGCAATCTTTGATATCGAATAAGagtggaaataatattttttaccgaTATCTGGTTttgccaaattaaaatttgatcaTCATATAAGCTTTTTTTCCACTTAAATCCAAATTTAAGGGAATCGaaagttttacttttttgtttgttgtctgCCCCTGCTTGAAAGATGTTACAGAGAAATGTTTTAGAGCCAGGAGGTAAGCTCCCAACTGAGAAACGTGGCGCACAAAAATGCATCCTTCATCCTACTAGAACTTTTGGTATTGAACTACGAACTTCGAACATACAGCCAAAGTATCAAGCGCAAACACACTTGGCTGCTGCAGCGGCAACTCACTCACAGAGCAAAAGcgataataaattgaaaagtaCGTAGCTCTGATTACTGTTATCTTCGCTATGATCAAGTAAAACAGATTAAATTTCCATCATTCGCCTATTTAAATAGCAACGCAAAGTAAAACTTTGGTATTCAGAAATAGATAGTTCCGCAAATCAAACATGGAGCTGCACTTGAAACTCTTGGCGATTGCACTTTTTTCCTTTCTCGTAACGACGAAGGCATTTGAATCCTGGGTTGTGGCCAACGACATTAACCCTAATAACGGAGATGGAGACGATCAAACCGTAACTATTGAGCTGAAagctttttgcaaaaaaatttttaagcttgaaaaacaaattttgtttctcACTTTAGCAAAAATTCCTTTGTGGCGAtaattttgaaaagtgtttcggCCCCAAATTGAATACAGTCGTCTTTTTGAGCGATAACAAGTTATACCGTGTGGAAATCTATGATTATAAGTAAGCGCAAGTTCATCTATTAGATGGGCTAATAACCGACTTTATTGGTTTTCACATAGGCTGCCAACAACACTGgatgaaattatggaggaaGAAAAGAGCTTGAAAAACGAAATAGATCTATTGGAAAATAAGTTAAGCCAACAAGGCCGTGGTATTTATACAGATTTGGAGAAAGCAAATGCGGAGCACATCGAAAGTGATTTGGATATCTCGCAGAGAGCGAAGGACGAAAGAGAACACTTGGAATCGAAATTGACTGAAAAGTAAGTGCATAAAGAATATGTAATTAAATCATCGATTAATTGTCCAAGTACCCATTCAGTATGAACCAGATGAAATCGACATTGCTCAATATACTTAACACTAAACTAAATCGTATGGACAAAAGTGTCCGTAAGCCGCTCGAAAACGATACGCATGCCGATTTGCCGAATAACTGTGCTGAAGCCTTCATCATATATGAGAACACAGAAAGTGGCGTCTTTGAGCtgcacttacgcgattatacaCTTGCACCCTTCAAAGCATATTGTCTGGCCGATCCGGATGGCGGTCCTGCTTGGACGGTGGTGCAACGACGCATGGATGGCACTGAGGACTTTTATCGTGATTGGGATGATTATGTGACCGGTTTTGGTGATCCGGAAGGTGAATATTTTATCGGTTTAGATAGGTTGTTTGCGCTCACCAATGATCGGCCCAATGAATTGTGGATAAAGTTGGAGGATTTTCATGACGAAGAACGCTTTGCGAAATATACCGATTTTGCTATTGGCGATATGGACGAAAATTATCTCTTAAAAAAACTGAACGGTTACAGTGGCGATGCAGGTGATTCATTGGTGGAGCAAAAGGGATGCGAATTTTCCACACACGATcgtgataatgataatgatccCACAAAGAGCTGTGCTGAGACTTATGATGGTGCTTGGTGGTACAATCGCTGTCACGACAGGTAGATCCATTCATTCCTACATTGcaagtaaaaaaatgttcatataaCTTTTCTTTAACAGCAACTTGAATGGCCGATATATAAGGGGTGGTTATTATGATTATCAACAGGAAGCGCAAGGTATCGACTGGTACTCTTGGCATGGACATCAATACTCTCTAAGATATGTGCACATGGCCATCAGACCgaaatatgatttttgaaatGGCGCAGAAGAAAAGATTTCTAACTGTGTTATGACGAAAGctgcaatttttacaaaaagtaaacaTTCATTTTCTAATAATTGCCCAAGCTAACCGAAATATAAActtattttcatataagaaGCAAGCAAAAGTACAAATATCTTACTTTATGGTTGGGACTGAAATGGGTAATTCCGTTACATTCACGGCAAGCCAGTGGCAACACCGTGGTCAGTTGTTAGAGCTTTCAATACACTGTAGCTCAGACTTAAGAAAACCTCATAGCGCCTCATAGGTTTATTTGGAAGTTTGACAGCTAGATTTGTGGGAACCTGTGATCCCTTAGGTATAGGAATTAAATATGCACAATAAGGCGAATCGACTGCTTTTTCTATATAATGGCATATGTGGGAAATGTTCTGCGTATCATTGTGAACAACTTTGTCTGAGAGATTATGGGTCTAATACTGGTTACGGGCATTGCCACTGCCGTTGCTATTAGTTTTTTAATCTTGGACACGATACagctttctttttttataattattcatatatgtatataaatatataccaaCCATAATTTAATTGAGGAATGAAAAGTACCGCCGACTGTTTTCAACAGTTCTTCCACAATTACCAGAACCAGATCTTTGACTCATAAAATCTCTATTGTTGCTACCTACAAACATGCGTACATATAAAAGATATATTATTGATACATCCCAATGATTGTAAATGGATAATAAAATCAGAATTTAGCACGCTTTTGAAGAATTCACCGCGAACAATTATTGGTAAGTAGCAAGTAGAGCCCCAACTAAGTGATGGTATCAAATTGAATTAACCCGCAGCGCAGATTACTTGTATTCGTTTTCAAACCGTATCTTTATTGAGTATCCTATTGAGAATAGATACTTACCAGCAAATATCACAAGTATACtctgcatacatataaaataaattcccCAACTCACGGAGAGTACTCCGTGTAAAATTCAACTACATATTGAGCTTATAAGTAGTCCCATAATTAAGCGTTCTCTAGGCAAAgctacgtaggttgccttttatatttagGGATTTGGCAACGTTAGTGTTGCAATCTGAGAACTAACAATTTGATCGAATAATTTAACATGAATTGTCTCAGCAACAGTGCTTTGatgaactgaattttttttctgacgATGAAGGTTCATCAAAGTCCCTTATTTATCGATGGTATGCTGAGTTCAATCGCAGTTACAGATCACTCCAAGAAGGTCGTCTAAAATCGGTTGTTGTTTCGTAAACTGTGCACAAACTAATATTAGCAGATCGTCAGACCTATCGTGAGATTGAGACACCTAAAGGCATTAGTGGCACCAGCATACACTCAATATTGCATGAACGTTTGactgtaaaaagaatttttcacGTTGGATCCCATATAATTTTTCCATcactcaaaaaaaggctcgtgtcgatttattgaatgaaatgttaaaaaaatataatagcggtgctttaaaataaataaaaatctttgaaatcGTGACAAAAGATGAAACGTGGATTTAAGAGCATTCGCACTCGAAAATGAAGAGCAGACGGATGTGTGGGTGTTTCAGgatgagccgaatccaacaaaaacacttCCAAGTAAAAGGTTGGAATAtgacaacaataaatttttagtgGAACATAACCATTTGTTtgtcagttgtctttcaagaaatcaggataaccaaccgccgaagacgaatcactcttcaccacgacTATACTAGTTGTCACATATCGACAGAAACAACCGCATTTTTGAGTACTGAAAACATTGATTTGATTAGTTATCCACTGTTAGTCCTGATTTGGGACCGAATGACTTTCTTTTATTTCCGTACGTAAAAGATAAACTAAAAGGTCAaggtttttcgacacctgaagaggcggttgaaGCGATCAGAGCGCATTTTTTGAcgatacctcaatcagagtttcaaaagtgcttcgaaaattggttaaAACGCATGCAAAAGTATATAGATATTAATAGAGAATATTTTGGGAAGCAATAAAGCcattttcgatgattaatattAGATTTTGTTCATTACTAATTTacttgattattttattttattttttatttttttaagaagtaAGCAATATGGAAGTTTAATAGGGCACATTTCTTTGAGGTCGCAAAAATGTTTGATAGGAATGTTTTTTATTGGTTCCTTGTGTATACTCTTTTTACTTCCTAGCCATTCATTACTAGGTACACCTGAAAATTAGTGGTTAGTTAAGTAGCTAATGAAAAATTCctcaaataaattcaaattctgATAGCTTTCACAGAGCTTTTTTCTGGCACGTACTAAGACAGGAAAGTTAATGAAGTTTTATAATCAGGCAGTCCTACTAgcctaaaaatttattttcgttttaaaaaatatatcaaaatgatTTGCGTTAATAATATTAGTTGTTTTAGTATTCACTGTCATTATTAACGCTAACTGGCAATATGTCCCAACCACCTGTGTTTTCCTACAGGGTACATTTGCAGTGGTGTGTAGTCTCTCAAAACTGATAcgctttaatatatttattgttcaAATAACAAGCTGTTAATTAGAGTGTtagcaaaaaagcaacaacaatagtaaatcaataaaaatcagATTGTCGGATGATCATAGATCTGAGGCTACCAAAATCGtttaataaatagcaaaaatattgaACTATTAGCCACACAGATTGGCAAAGGCAACAATTAAGAATTATCCATGgatggtaaaaaaatatttatagcacaTTTAGTGCGCAAATTAAgacgaatatatttatatacatatgtaaaggccAAGAGTTAAGAGagatatgtttatacatacatacatatgtaccgatCTATGTTTAAGTATGGATGAATACTCGTAGTAAAAAACTTGAAGGTACTCTATGTGTAAATGTGTAaggtgtaaatatttgtatatccttgcaacatgttgctactgAGTATAAAGTTTTGTTTAGCTAACGGTTGAATGTATCAACTAAACCTAATGGAGATAGCTATAGGatcatatatattaatatatatatacttgtatatatatatgtataaatgatgaAGATGCCAAGACAGTTGTCTATTTATCCGTTGAGTAAAAAtagagatatcttgatgaagctTGGTATGCCCGCttcttggcaaaaaaaaaagatcgaGTTCAAAGTGAACGTATtatacattttcgaaaaatttggtATGCAAGTCTCAGTTCATTGCCATATCCCACCAAGCCATGGTTACCgaaactttaattcatggaatGAATTAGCATGGAAACTAACACAAACACACCGTTAAACTCATAAGCTCTTTGCGTAAGAAAGGAATCCGATCGCACGTACaggagttttggttataattgTCAATTGGGTCATTAACCGGTGGGTGGCTTATAAGGATGTCagttcaataatattttatgcaaagCCTACTTTTCTATAAcctgaatatattatatttgagcGGTTGTGAGTTTGGTATACAGACagacttaaattaaattaacatcCTCTGAAATCTTCGCACAGTGATTTTTCCTTTCCTAAGACTCAATCTAaaacgagggctgctatatatatttttggcctaataatgaaaataggaatatttatcaacgaaaatggttttattgtttttcaaaatattttccatcaagatttatacacttttgcatgcgctcaaaccaattttcgaagcactttttccactccgattgagacacctccaaaacatggtttttgaatgcttcaacagcatcttctggcgacgaaaatcgtaaaccacgcattattttcttgatgtgtgggaataaaaagaagtcattgggtgccaagtcagggctgtacggcggatgacccatcaattcgacgttttggccggtcaaaaaggcgctggtttgagccgatgtgtgagagctcgcattgtcatggtgcacaatgattcgtcttctcttgttcgttttcgCCCATTCGGacgtagtcgctgtctttttattcgctgaaatatttcaatatatagCTCACCGTTCCACTGACTGCGGTcctcgccgttgccaatacgcatactataaatcttccgcagaacctttctctcatcATCGTACATGCCTCTGTACCAGGATTACAGTACGATGATATTGAGTGATTTGTAGAATTTGGTATTTGATCGTCGAGAGATTGCCTACCCAGTTCGACGTAACACCTGTGGTTtcgagttattctgcgttggctgctggttccaaaatagacaaaattattttcggctaatgcgacgactgtttatttgttgacagaagatatttcgtaaGTTATTTCACTTCCAGGTCCGTTTggttcgcttccttatccagtcttgAGAAAGTAAACGGCGAGGGTGTTGTGATTTTCCAGGTCCGAAGCCactctgataaggtccaatcagtttgttgacggtagaCTTTATTCTTTTACTAcaacaagagtatgctccagtcttgaaaccttatGTTAGACGCCGCAACGTAGAACGGcagtcaagctcttcgtactcacgcattttggcctTCCTCTTGTTTtgctgcaaatgcgtctcgtaTCCGACCTCAAGTCTCTATCCCATCTCGCACGTGTTATTGCTAATTGTAACGTTGATACgacactcctcatcgtaccagctgtttttttgcCTTTACCGAAAACCagtggtttcgtttgcagctgtaatgccgtcccacagttttccttataccgagttgccgATGAGCACGGCtctctgttgtgattgcaactTCTCGACGTGGAACCTTCCCTGTAGTTCTTGACGtagttttttgctgcacagagacggGTCCGAGTCCTAAAACACTAGAGACGTGTTTACCGTCTTTCACGGCATTATAAACCTGATTGGTGGCTTTTTGGAAAGTTAAACCTTAACCGTGAATTAGATGCTAGATAAAGATGAACGTGGCTCCTATGGCATTGACTACCAAGTAACGTTGTCCTTGAAAACATTCTAACACTTAAAGTGGCCCTTTAGATGTTAGTCTTTCTTGAGCAAAGCAAACATTCTGTTATTCTAGGTGATTATGTAATTATAACTGACGTTGAAGCAAGAAAACTGTTATGACTTCACCAATTATATTTCCCGATTTTTACGGACTACCACTACCTTTGTACCACTCGATTAGCATTATATATCATATCACAGAAACATCTCAGTACTGTGCGCCTCTTTGCTTAAGTTGCATGCAACTCCAAACTTACTAACAACACAACAAGTAGtttatatagaaaattgaatTGGGAAGACATGAAGCCATATCTGTAATAGCAGCGAGTGTGGCTTTGTCTATTAGCTAAGTCAACTAAGGAAGGGGTAAGTTGTAGCGGAGTGAGGAATATGCGAACGATCGACGATCATAAATCACTGCCCAATgcaactaattaaaaaattggacACGCTAAGCTGGCTGCCACCGATCCTGCCTGCTGCctgcctgtctgtctgtctgccagTGCGGCGATGTGCCTGCGAGTCAGCATGTGGCAGCCACAAAAGACTGCTGGCGTCAAATATCcacacagccacacatacaGTTTCATTAATACAtattacgcacacacacaagcgcttTATTGTTGATGAGAATTTACTTTGGGCTACCTATAGCTCAGGGCTTCGCTGGCCAAGTGCCGATTGCTCAGTTGTGGCGTGTGCAGCGCGCTAAAGGGCTTCGGCGTTACAGAGTTTGAGATTCTTGCCTTTTCGCCTCTTAAATCGTATTTGCTTATTGGATTTATTTGCGGACTTCGATAAATTAACAACGCCGAATCGTCAGAGGTGATTCAACTGCCGGCGACCGAGCAGCCGTGGCAGCAAGATGACCGAACTGCGTGCAACAGATCAAGAAGACGCGATCAGCGGGCGACAGCCTCACTGATTTGAAGCTGACTGTGcagtgtgtgcatatgtgtgtgaatccaccaccaccaccgccaccgtCACGCCGATGACATTAAGACGATAATGcaataatacaataacaataaaaatatacacatgcaGACAACGAGGAagcattacatatacatacatatatatgtatatagtacatagtaTATGCCAGAAGTATTTGGTATGCATTTTCATCTTGAGTGACCGCTTGATTGGCCACTAATTGCCAGTTGACGGCCAGCAGAGTGCCATCCGAGTAGCCAGCTCGTTTGAGCACAATCCGCCTTATCGCACGCACCGAACGAGTCGCCGATATAGCGCGCCTGTATTCATACATAACCCCTTATGGCCTGTCCAAATAAACCTCTAAGCACTCATATgtgtctctgtgtgtgtgtttgtgcatgtaCCTGCTTGCCGTCAGCGGCGTTGCGTGTAATTAAAATGAGACAAAATATTTGCGCGAAAAATTTCCATGTCACACAATCAACAACGGCGCAGTCGAAGCAGCGGCCCAACTCGCCACATCCCGGTCCACCATTAACTTAACATTGCTGCTGCACAATGTTTGTACTTAACGTTGGTTCTTGCATTTCAACTGTTTAATTGTTTGTCTGTCTCTCGATATTTACCTCGTCGGAATTTGTCAACCACTTTGCTGCCGCTGCGGTACTGCGCATGCGCAACGAGCCGTTTTCCGCCAGCACCCGTGTGTATGGTATGTGTGTACACTTGTCGGTTGCGTGAGAAGCGCTTAGTTGCGCACAGCTGGTCGTTGTCGCTCATACTTATATTGTTATATCTGTTTAAACTGTTTTCAATGCGTTTGCATTACGTAAATATTTGACTTTCAATTTATGAAATGAGCATTCTCATCATTATCGACGGCGATAAGGTCAACATTATTGGCCGTCAGCCGCGTATGCATCTACATACTAGACGCACGAAgttggaatatttttgtatgcaagCGGTTAGTGTAATTAATGGAGGGAAACACGGCCCCAAGCGGCTAGTAAAGACAGCAGTATATTACTCAAAGAAGGCGTCGATCTCACGAGGTGGATCGCTATCAAGAAGCTGCCGGAACTTCAGAGTTTGTTTCATGAGCTTTCCTAATTTGATAAGTACAGATCAACTATTTGCAAAATGTTTTTGGCTGGTCAAGTAGCCGATGAATTGAATGTCGTTCCGAATTTTCAgactttttactttaaattttgttcatttgctGGAGTTCCGAAAAGACTCGACTAGATGTGAGGTGAGGTGAGTACTCTAGTCTTCAAACAAACATTTATCTACCTTAAGGCCGCCCTCAACCAGCTACTGATGTTTATATTTCACGAAACTTAAAACCAAAACTAATTACTGGTACTAGGTATAGTTAGGTCCACTTTACATACGCTAGAAAATCTGTTACATTTTAAAGCTAGAGGATAGTAGGCAGCAGATTTCGTTAAGCATCAGTGAGTCATTTACGAATGAGCTCATATTTCTGAttacatttaatatatgtacatatatgaagcaGAATACCACAAGATTTGTAAGACTCTCATGAGGTATACAACCCTTCATtggtattaaataatttgtggCCCTATTTACGCCTTTTCGTGGTTTCGTTTCAAGCTCTCCGTTTATCTCTTACTCTTCACTCTAATTCGCATGATTCAGCAACTAAGCTAATATTGTCCGAAAATTTGCCAACAGTCGAGTCTACTAGCATTTGATGGAATAGGGAGAAATGAGAGGTATTAACATGAATGTTTTCTGAACAGAATAGACTCCTGAAAACTCAGTACTT contains the following coding sequences:
- the LOC105228564 gene encoding techylectin-5A, which codes for MELHLKLLAIALFSFLVTTKAFESWVVANDINPNNGDGDDQTQKFLCGDNFEKCFGPKLNTVVFLSDNKLYRVEIYDYKLPTTLDEIMEEEKSLKNEIDLLENKLSQQGRGIYTDLEKANAEHIESDLDISQRAKDEREHLESKLTENMNQMKSTLLNILNTKLNRMDKSVRKPLENDTHADLPNNCAEAFIIYENTESGVFELHLRDYTLAPFKAYCLADPDGGPAWTVVQRRMDGTEDFYRDWDDYVTGFGDPEGEYFIGLDRLFALTNDRPNELWIKLEDFHDEERFAKYTDFAIGDMDENYLLKKLNGYSGDAGDSLVEQKGCEFSTHDRDNDNDPTKSCAETYDGAWWYNRCHDSNLNGRYIRGGYYDYQQEAQGIDWYSWHGHQYSLRYVHMAIRPKYDF